AGAAGATCTGCTGATCACCACGGATAAGGTCTCCTGCAGCGTTCGTATAAGTACCGAACTCAAACCAGAAAGGAGAATAGAAAATGTGGTGGAGACCAAAAGGAATCAAAGCTCGTTCCACAACACCAAAAATAAATGTCGCTAACGTACGGTTAGATTCAGTCATGAAATATGAGAATGCGTTTAAACCGTCTTGAACGTATGGCCATAAAAAAGCTAAAAGTGTACCAACGATAATTGAAGAGGCGGCTGTAACGATTGGTACAAAACGTTTACCAGCAAAGAAACCAAGATATGAAGGTAGTTCTATATTGTAATATTTGTTATACATATAGGCACCGAGCAAACCAGCTATAATACCGCCAAAAACACCCGTTTGCAAAGTTGGAATCCCAAGAACACTTGCATATTCAGGGTGGTCTGCAAGCATACCTGCATCAACACCACGAATAACACTCATTGTTACATTGATAATTAAATAACCAATAAGGGCGGCAAGACCAGCAACACCGTCTCCTTTGGCTAAGCCAATTGCAACACCGACAGCAAACAATAATGCGAGGTTAGCAAATACGATATCACCAGCTGATTGCATCATTTCAGCAATAAGTGAAAAGATTGCACTATCTAAAAATGGCAATCGTGCTATCATATCAGGATTCTGCATCGCATCACCAAATGCAAGTAGAATCCCGGCAGCTGGTAGTAATGCTACAGGGAGCATAAGGGAACGACCAACTTTTTGTAACGTTCCAAAAGAATTCTTAAACACGTAAACTCCTCCTTTAATTTTGTTCTAACAATAGGATGTGTAGGAAACGATCGAATCATGACAACAAAAAAGACATGAGCTAAAAAGAATGTAGAAAACCAGTGTGAAGATAAAGAAACTTCACGCAAAAAATGGTTTTAAACTACAATTCTTTTTTCACTCATGCCTGCTTTACCAGTAACACGGAAAAAGAGTAGTTATCCAAAAATGGACGAATTATATAAGTCAAGTATTCGGTTGTGTTGAGTCCAAACGTTGTAAATGTAATGTTAGATAAACTGCTTCTGCATCAGGAATGGACACTTGTAAGCGCTGTTGCATAATTTTAATCAGTTTCCAAGATAGATTGTAGCATACGGGATATTCAACTTGCAACACCTTTTTTAAACTGTCTTGATTTTCTACGTATGTTTCTGTTTGAACCCGCTCAATCGCATGGTGTAAGTGCCTAACTAGACGTAAATAATTCATGTCTTTACGACTTATTTTAATTTTTAAATAATCTTCAATAATTAAAATGAGTTCACTTACCAGTTGAGTATGGTGATTAATTTCCGCTAAATTACGATTTGTTAAAGCACTGTGAATGTGTAATGTAATAAATCCTATTTCACCATCTGGAATTCGTATATCGAGTTTCTCATTCAGCCATTCTGTTAATTCCATGGCCGCTGCATATTCCATAGGATATGCTAGTTCAGTCTCATGCAAAAAAGGATTTTTAATTCCTTGACCTTGTCTAATTCGCTTGGCAGCAAAATAAAGATGGTCGGTTAATCCTACATGGATATGCTCATGGAGTTTCGTTTTAAATCGTGCTTCCAGTTTTTCAATAAATTCATTCATAACGCCAATGAATTCTTCGTCTACATATTCTAATAAATTCATGTATTGCTGCTGTTCATCTTCATTTTTTAACACAAAAAATTTTTCTGCTTTGTCTCCGGCGATCTCTTGCCCAGGTTCTTTACCAAATCCAAGTCCTTTTCCAATCAAGACGACCTCTTGATAGTCTGGGTGTTCAGCTATCACGACATTATTATTTAATATTTTTTTTACGGACAGCATAAATAATCAACTCCGAGATACATAATAGAAAAAAATACCAGTAGCAGAGAAATGTTTACAGCCAACAAATGAGTTAACACTCATATTTAAACCGAGCATGAAGGATGAAAAGCGCTTCCAGTACCTGTATTATAGAAAAATGTATGAAATAGATCAACTTCTTTATCAAAAAACAATGACAATTTTACTACATAAACTGATTAATTTGTCATATTATCACGATTTATATGGTAACAGATTTATCACAGTTCGCATATTAGTAAAAAATATGTCGATCGTGAAAACATAATTAAAAAGGCTACAGCTACACTGCTTGTATGGTGGAAGTCAACCTGTTAAAATGTAGGGTAGCGTATTAAAGGAGAAGGGAGTCTTGGCCTCTTTGATTAAAACACAAGATTAAGACGATATAAAGACGTCGTCACTATACTACTAATATAACGTGGTTATACATATTACAAATGAATCCCGGAAAAAAATAAATGAATTTGAACTAGTCTAGACTCTAGCTCTATATCGGGATAAAAAAGAAAGGGAGCAATGTCCAATGTTAGGTTTATTAAAAAAGGTCATTGGCGATACAGATAAAAAGCATTTGAAAAAGTTAGAAAAACTTCTTGATGAGATAGAAAGCTATAAGGACGATTTAAGCAAATTGAGTGATGAGGGTCTTCGTCAAAAAACTGAAGACTTTAAACAACGTTATCAAAATGGTGAAAAACTTGAAGAAATGTTAGCTGAAGCCTATGCTGTTGTTCGAGAAGGTTCTACAAGGGCTCTTGGAATGACTCATTTCCGCGTCCAGTTGCTTGGAGGAATTGTCCTTCACCGTGGGGACATCGCTGAAATGAAAACCGGTGAAGGTAAAACGTTAGTCGGTACTTTACCAGTTTATTTAAATGCTTTAACTGGTAAAGGTGTACATGTGGTGACAGTTAATGAATACCTTGCTCGTCGTGATGCAGAAGAAATGGGAAAGCTGTTTAATTTCCTCGGTTTAACTGTTGGATTAAACGTGAGTGGTATGTCGAAAGAAGAAAAAAGAGAAGCCTATGCAGCAGATGTTACATATGGGACAAATAATGAATATGGCTTTGATTACTTACGAGATAACATGGTTACCTATAAAGAGCAAATGGTGCAACGTCCTCTTCATTTTGCTATTGTCGATGAAGTTGACTCTATTTTAATTGATGAGGCCAGAACCCCTTTAATTATTTCGGGTTCTGCTAACCGAACAACTGAACTGTATACAGCTGCGAACTCTTTCATTCGCATGTTGAAAGACGAAGAGGATTATACGTATGATGAAAAAACAAAGAATGTCCAGTTAACGGATGAGGGTGTCAGTAAAGCAGAACGTGTGTTTAATATAGACAATCTATTTGATTCAGAGCACGTCCAGCTAAATCATCATATTAACCAAGCTTTAAAAGCTCATAAAGTCATGGTGAAAGATGAAGATTACGTTGTGGATGATGGAGAAGTGGCAATCGTTGACCAATTTACTGGACGGTTAATGAAAGGACGCCGATATAGTGATGGTCTCCATCAAGCTATAGAAGCAAAAGAGGCGTTGGAAATTAAACGAGAAAGTATGACACTTGCTTCAATTACCTTCCAAAACTACTTCCGAATGTATCAAAAGTTAGCAGGTATGACAGGGACTGCGAAAACAGAGGAAGAAGAATTTCGAAATATTTATGGAATGAACGTCTATTCGGTACCGACGAACGAACCGGTCATTAGAGAAGATCGTCCTGACTTAATTTATAAAACGATGGACGGGAAATTTAAAGCTATTATTGAAAAAATCCATGAATTATATGAAAAGGGCCAGCCTGTTCTTGTAGGGACTGTTAATGTGGATACATCCGAATTGATTTCCAACATGTTAAAAAAGAAAAGGGTCCCTCATAACGTTCTCAATGCTAAAAATCATGAACGAGAAGCTGAAATCATAGAAAATGCTGGGCAACCAAAAGCTGTCACAATTGCAACTAATATGGCTGGACGTGGAACAGATATAAAATTAGGCGAAGGTGTTAAAGAATTAGGAGGTCTATTTGTTCTTGGAACAGAACGTCATGAAAGTAGACGTATTGATAACCAGCTGCGTGGTCGTTCTGGCCGACAAGGGGACCCGGGACGCTCCCAATTTTATCTGTCATTAGAAGATACTCTTATGAGACGATTTGGTTCGGATAACATGAGTAAAATGATGGGAAGAATGGGGATGGATGAAGACCAGCCTCTTGAAAGTAAGCTTATTACACGAGCTGTTGAACAAGCGCAAAAACGAGTAGAAGGAAATAACTTTGATGCACGAAAACAACTCCTCCAATATGATGATGTTATGCGTGAACAACGAGATATTATTTATGAGCAACGTATGGAGGTTCTCGAGGCTGAAAACTTACGTCCAGTTGTAGAAAAAATGCTTGAATCAACTGTTGAACGACAAGTTAGTCTATATACACCAGAAACTGAAGTACCTGAAGATTGGAATTTACAAGGAATTGTGGATTATATTAATGCCACTGTCTTAAGCGAAAATGAAATAACGCTGCGCGAGTTAGATGGTCTGGAACCTGAAGAAATGGTTGAAGAAATTATGGAGAAGGTGACAGAGGACTACAATCGACGTGAAGAAGAGTTTACGGCTGAAACGATGAGAGAATTTGAACGAGTTATTCTTCTGCGGACAGTAGATTCAAAGTGGACGAGTCACATCGATCA
The DNA window shown above is from Salipaludibacillus agaradhaerens and carries:
- the glcT gene encoding glucose PTS transporter transcription antiterminator GlcT, coding for MLSVKKILNNNVVIAEHPDYQEVVLIGKGLGFGKEPGQEIAGDKAEKFFVLKNEDEQQQYMNLLEYVDEEFIGVMNEFIEKLEARFKTKLHEHIHVGLTDHLYFAAKRIRQGQGIKNPFLHETELAYPMEYAAAMELTEWLNEKLDIRIPDGEIGFITLHIHSALTNRNLAEINHHTQLVSELILIIEDYLKIKISRKDMNYLRLVRHLHHAIERVQTETYVENQDSLKKVLQVEYPVCYNLSWKLIKIMQQRLQVSIPDAEAVYLTLHLQRLDSTQPNT
- the secA gene encoding preprotein translocase subunit SecA — encoded protein: MLGLLKKVIGDTDKKHLKKLEKLLDEIESYKDDLSKLSDEGLRQKTEDFKQRYQNGEKLEEMLAEAYAVVREGSTRALGMTHFRVQLLGGIVLHRGDIAEMKTGEGKTLVGTLPVYLNALTGKGVHVVTVNEYLARRDAEEMGKLFNFLGLTVGLNVSGMSKEEKREAYAADVTYGTNNEYGFDYLRDNMVTYKEQMVQRPLHFAIVDEVDSILIDEARTPLIISGSANRTTELYTAANSFIRMLKDEEDYTYDEKTKNVQLTDEGVSKAERVFNIDNLFDSEHVQLNHHINQALKAHKVMVKDEDYVVDDGEVAIVDQFTGRLMKGRRYSDGLHQAIEAKEALEIKRESMTLASITFQNYFRMYQKLAGMTGTAKTEEEEFRNIYGMNVYSVPTNEPVIREDRPDLIYKTMDGKFKAIIEKIHELYEKGQPVLVGTVNVDTSELISNMLKKKRVPHNVLNAKNHEREAEIIENAGQPKAVTIATNMAGRGTDIKLGEGVKELGGLFVLGTERHESRRIDNQLRGRSGRQGDPGRSQFYLSLEDTLMRRFGSDNMSKMMGRMGMDEDQPLESKLITRAVEQAQKRVEGNNFDARKQLLQYDDVMREQRDIIYEQRMEVLEAENLRPVVEKMLESTVERQVSLYTPETEVPEDWNLQGIVDYINATVLSENEITLRELDGLEPEEMVEEIMEKVTEDYNRREEEFTAETMREFERVILLRTVDSKWTSHIDQMDQLRQGIHLRAYGQNDPLREYKFEGFEMFEQMIATIEEEVSRYVMKAQIQSNLERKQVAEGKAVHQSSNETSKESKRKTPFTKGQTIGRNDPCPCGSGKKYKQCHGR